A genomic window from Streptomyces broussonetiae includes:
- the pdhA gene encoding pyruvate dehydrogenase (acetyl-transferring) E1 component subunit alpha, protein MTVMEQRGAYRPSPPPAWQPRTDPAPLLPDAEPHRVLGTEAAAKADPDLLRRLYAQLVRGRRYNTQATALTKQGRLAVYPSSTGQEACQVAAALALEERDWLFPSYRDTLAVVARGVDPVEALTLLRGDWHSGYDPHTHRVAPLSTPLATQLPHAVGLAHAARLKGDDVVALALVGDGGTSEGDFHEALNFAAVWQAPVVFLVQNNGFAISVPLAKQTAAPSLAHKAVGYGMPGRLVDGNDAAAVHEVLSDAVRHARAGGGPTLVEAVTYRIDAHTNADDATRYRGDDEIEAWRTHDPIELLEAELTTRGLIDAAALEAARQDAEEMAASLREHMNRDPEPDPMALFDHVYAETTAQLREQRALLQAELDAEQEHHGEQEGGAR, encoded by the coding sequence ATGACGGTCATGGAGCAGCGGGGCGCTTACCGGCCATCCCCGCCGCCCGCCTGGCAGCCCCGTACGGACCCCGCGCCGCTGCTGCCCGATGCCGAGCCCCACCGCGTCCTCGGCACCGAGGCGGCCGCCAAGGCCGACCCGGACCTGCTGCGCCGGCTCTACGCCCAGCTGGTCCGCGGCCGCCGCTACAACACGCAGGCCACCGCGCTGACCAAGCAGGGGCGCCTCGCCGTCTACCCTTCCAGCACCGGCCAGGAAGCCTGCCAGGTGGCCGCCGCCCTGGCTCTTGAGGAGCGCGACTGGCTCTTCCCCAGCTACCGCGACACGCTCGCCGTCGTCGCCCGTGGCGTGGACCCCGTCGAGGCGCTCACACTGCTGCGCGGCGACTGGCACTCCGGCTACGACCCCCACACCCACCGCGTCGCCCCCCTGTCCACCCCGCTCGCGACCCAGCTGCCGCACGCCGTCGGCCTCGCGCACGCCGCCCGCCTCAAGGGCGACGACGTGGTCGCGCTCGCCCTGGTCGGCGACGGCGGTACCAGCGAGGGCGACTTCCACGAGGCGCTGAACTTCGCCGCCGTCTGGCAGGCACCGGTCGTCTTCCTCGTACAGAACAACGGCTTTGCCATCTCGGTCCCGCTCGCCAAGCAGACCGCCGCGCCCTCCCTGGCCCACAAGGCCGTCGGGTACGGCATGCCGGGCCGGCTGGTCGACGGCAACGACGCGGCGGCCGTGCACGAGGTCCTCAGCGACGCCGTCCGCCACGCACGCGCGGGCGGTGGCCCCACCCTGGTCGAGGCGGTGACGTACCGCATCGACGCCCACACCAACGCCGACGACGCCACCCGCTACCGCGGCGACGACGAGATCGAGGCCTGGCGCACGCACGACCCGATCGAGCTGCTGGAGGCGGAGCTGACCACGCGCGGACTGATCGACGCGGCGGCGCTCGAAGCCGCCCGGCAGGACGCCGAGGAGATGGCCGCCTCCCTGCGGGAACACATGAACCGCGACCCCGAACCGGACCCCATGGCGCTCTTCGACCACGTCTACGCCGAGACCACCGCTCAGCTGCGGGAACAGCGCGCCCTGTTGCAGGCCGAGCTGGACGCCGAGCAGGAGCACCACGGCGAGCAGGAAGGCGGCGCCCGATGA
- a CDS encoding potassium channel family protein produces MSAARQPGSDRARLPLLRSLRYWSKSEDGQSVRLPAGTAVPPLQQVLRRVALALLVLVLTTLLVWLDRAGYSDNADGTVDLIDSAYYATVTLSTTGYGDITPVSHGARLTNIFVITPLRVLFLIILVGTTLEVLTERTRNQVRIERWRARIRDHVVVVGYGTKGRHAVETLLGQGTSRDQIVVVDPQKTAVDLATSDGLAAVHGDATRTETLSRAELHQAAHVIVAPQRDDTATLVTLTARQLNRRASIVVAVREDENVPLLKQSGANAVITSSSSAGRLLGVAMSSAHSADVLEDLMTCGSGLDLVERPVSTAEVGNSPRQSPDLVVAVMRGREMLHHTDPRAETLRPGDRLITIQRAVTRA; encoded by the coding sequence ATGAGTGCCGCACGGCAACCAGGCTCGGACAGGGCTCGCCTTCCCCTCCTGCGGTCCCTGCGGTACTGGTCGAAGAGCGAGGACGGCCAATCGGTCCGGTTGCCGGCCGGTACGGCGGTGCCGCCCCTGCAACAGGTGCTCCGGCGCGTGGCTCTGGCGCTGCTGGTGCTTGTCCTGACGACACTGCTCGTATGGCTGGACCGTGCCGGCTACAGCGACAACGCGGACGGCACGGTGGACCTGATCGACTCGGCGTACTACGCGACCGTCACCCTCTCCACCACCGGATACGGCGACATCACCCCGGTCAGCCACGGCGCCCGGCTCACCAACATCTTCGTCATCACACCCCTGCGCGTGCTGTTCCTGATCATCCTGGTCGGCACCACGCTGGAGGTCCTCACCGAACGCACGCGGAACCAGGTCCGGATCGAACGGTGGCGCGCCCGCATCCGCGATCACGTCGTCGTGGTCGGTTATGGCACGAAGGGCCGTCATGCCGTCGAGACCCTTTTGGGGCAGGGCACGTCGAGGGACCAGATCGTCGTGGTCGATCCGCAGAAGACGGCGGTGGACCTTGCCACCAGTGACGGGCTTGCCGCGGTACACGGCGACGCCACCCGCACAGAGACGCTGAGCAGAGCCGAGCTGCACCAGGCGGCTCACGTCATCGTGGCTCCCCAACGCGACGACACCGCGACCTTGGTCACCCTCACTGCGCGGCAGCTCAACAGGAGAGCCTCCATCGTCGTGGCTGTCCGAGAGGACGAGAACGTTCCGCTGCTGAAGCAGAGTGGCGCCAACGCAGTGATCACCAGCTCCAGCTCGGCCGGCCGGCTGCTCGGCGTGGCGATGTCCAGCGCACACAGTGCTGACGTCCTGGAAGACCTCATGACGTGCGGCAGCGGGTTGGACCTCGTGGAACGTCCGGTCTCCACGGCTGAGGTGGGTAACTCTCCACGCCAAAGCCCTGATCTTGTTGTCGCGGTCATGCGAGGCAGGGAGATGCTGCACCACACCGATCCCCGAGCGGAGACTCTCCGGCCCGGTGACCGGCTGATCACCATCCAACGTGCCGTCACCAGGGCATGA
- a CDS encoding DUF302 domain-containing protein has translation MTSRTTAVEHPARRLVVALPRPYDEAREQYETLVPEVDLARFLQTASWQATLELAEINAPHGFMRYYRSDITAVMAGSTSRWKTTQYLMGNHTIAERMFRHDPSVMLHAPLRTLLYSDPDGGTELAVDQPSLLFASYGNPRIADVGLELDALLARLISLLGGETPPQLAART, from the coding sequence ATGACCTCACGCACCACTGCCGTCGAACACCCCGCCCGTCGGCTCGTCGTGGCACTCCCTCGCCCCTACGACGAAGCCCGCGAGCAGTACGAGACCCTCGTCCCGGAGGTCGATCTCGCCCGCTTCCTCCAGACGGCCTCCTGGCAGGCGACGCTCGAACTGGCCGAGATCAACGCCCCGCACGGCTTCATGCGCTACTACCGCAGTGACATCACCGCCGTCATGGCCGGATCGACGTCCCGGTGGAAGACCACCCAGTACCTGATGGGCAACCACACCATCGCCGAACGCATGTTCCGCCACGATCCCTCGGTCATGCTCCACGCTCCGCTGCGAACGCTGCTCTACTCCGATCCCGACGGCGGCACCGAACTGGCCGTCGACCAGCCCAGCCTGCTGTTCGCCAGCTACGGCAACCCGCGTATCGCCGACGTCGGCCTCGAACTCGACGCCCTCCTCGCCCGGCTCATCTCCCTGCTCGGCGGCGAGACACCACCCCAACTGGCGGCGCGGACGTGA
- a CDS encoding molybdopterin molybdotransferase MoeA — MTAPGTRAGTPAQDSDDLDLEEALALVREAKDDRTDKALEDPGQPAERHRAIPWPQARETAARAARSRPRRTPVSVPLGDALGLVLATPLDALTDLPSFDTSAMDGWAVAGPGPWQVRGEGILAGHDQPEPLTDGEAVGIATGARIPADTTAVLRSEHGRSDAQGRLHAAWDLAHGQDIRPRGQECRNGDQLLPVGTVVTPAVLGLAAAAGYDTVTVVPRPQAEVLVLGDELLTEGLPHDGLIRDALGPMLPPWVRALGAEIVAVRRIGDDAKALHRAVTGSAADLIITTGGTAAGPRDHVRPTLDSIGAELLVDGVEVRPGHPMLLARTKDDQHLVGLPGNPLAAVSGLLTLAEPLLRTLAAHPAPEPYALPLKEAVQGHPYDTRLIPVVLRGDCAVPLHYNGPAMLRGIAAADALAVVPPGGARQGAETELLDLPWAAAGIGVCFT, encoded by the coding sequence ATGACCGCCCCCGGAACCCGCGCCGGGACGCCCGCACAGGACAGCGACGACCTCGACCTCGAGGAAGCCCTGGCCCTGGTGAGGGAAGCCAAGGACGACCGCACGGACAAGGCACTCGAGGACCCGGGGCAGCCCGCCGAACGGCACCGGGCCATCCCCTGGCCCCAGGCCCGCGAGACGGCCGCTCGCGCCGCGCGCTCCCGGCCCCGCCGCACCCCCGTCTCCGTGCCGCTCGGCGACGCCCTCGGCCTGGTCCTGGCCACCCCGCTCGACGCCCTCACCGACCTGCCCTCCTTCGACACCTCCGCCATGGACGGCTGGGCGGTCGCCGGACCCGGGCCCTGGCAGGTCCGGGGCGAAGGCATCCTCGCCGGGCACGACCAGCCCGAACCGCTCACCGACGGCGAGGCGGTGGGCATCGCGACCGGCGCCCGCATCCCCGCCGACACCACCGCCGTCCTGCGCAGTGAGCACGGCCGCAGCGACGCCCAGGGCCGGTTGCACGCCGCCTGGGATCTGGCGCACGGCCAGGACATCCGCCCGCGAGGCCAGGAATGCCGCAACGGCGACCAGTTGCTGCCCGTCGGCACCGTCGTCACCCCTGCCGTCCTCGGCCTCGCCGCCGCGGCCGGATACGACACCGTCACCGTCGTACCCCGCCCGCAGGCCGAAGTTCTCGTCCTCGGTGACGAGTTGCTGACCGAGGGGCTGCCGCACGACGGGCTGATCCGGGACGCGCTAGGTCCCATGCTGCCGCCGTGGGTGCGCGCACTCGGCGCCGAGATCGTCGCGGTACGCCGGATCGGCGACGACGCCAAGGCACTGCACCGGGCCGTCACCGGCTCCGCCGCCGACCTGATCATCACCACCGGAGGCACCGCGGCCGGACCGCGCGACCATGTCCGTCCCACCCTGGACAGCATCGGCGCGGAACTCCTCGTCGACGGCGTCGAAGTACGCCCCGGTCACCCCATGCTGCTGGCACGCACCAAGGACGATCAGCACCTCGTCGGTCTGCCCGGCAACCCCCTCGCGGCAGTCTCCGGCCTGCTCACGCTCGCCGAACCGCTGTTGCGCACCCTCGCCGCACACCCGGCCCCCGAGCCGTATGCCCTGCCGCTGAAGGAGGCGGTCCAGGGGCATCCGTACGACACCCGGCTCATCCCCGTGGTGCTGCGCGGTGACTGCGCCGTACCGCTGCACTACAACGGCCCGGCGATGCTCCGGGGTATCGCGGCCGCGGATGCGCTGGCCGTCGTACCGCCGGGAGGGGCGCGGCAGGGAGCCGAGACGGAGCTGCTGGATCTGCCGTGGGCGGCCGCCGGGATCGGAGTGTGTTTCACGTGA
- a CDS encoding alpha-ketoacid dehydrogenase subunit beta: MTTVAVKPATMAQALTRALRDAMAADPTVHVMGEDVGTLGGVFRVTDGLAKEFGEDRCTDTPLAEAGILGTAVGMAMYGLRPVVEMQFDAFAYPAFEQLISHVSRMRNRTRGRMPLPITVRVPYGGGIGGVEHHSDSSEAYYMATPGLHVLTPATVADAYGLLRRAIASDDPVVFLEPKRLYWSKDSWNPEQPTDVEPIGRAVVRRPGRSATLITYGPSVPVCLEAAEAAQSEGWDLEVVDLRSLVPFDDETVCASVRRTGRAVVVHESTGFGGPGGEIAARITERCFHHLEAPVLRVAGFDIPYPPPMLERHHLPGVDRILDAVARLQWEAEG, from the coding sequence ATGACCACTGTCGCCGTCAAGCCCGCCACCATGGCGCAGGCCCTCACACGCGCACTGCGCGACGCGATGGCCGCCGACCCCACCGTGCACGTCATGGGCGAGGACGTCGGCACGCTCGGCGGTGTCTTCCGGGTCACCGACGGCCTCGCCAAGGAGTTCGGCGAGGACCGCTGCACCGACACCCCGCTCGCCGAGGCGGGCATCCTCGGCACCGCCGTCGGCATGGCCATGTACGGCCTGCGCCCGGTGGTGGAGATGCAGTTCGACGCCTTCGCCTACCCGGCGTTCGAGCAGCTGATCAGCCATGTCTCCCGTATGCGCAACCGCACACGCGGGCGGATGCCGCTGCCGATCACCGTCCGTGTCCCCTACGGAGGCGGCATCGGCGGCGTCGAGCACCACAGCGACTCCTCCGAGGCCTACTACATGGCCACACCGGGGCTGCACGTGCTCACGCCCGCGACCGTCGCCGACGCCTACGGCCTGCTGCGCCGGGCCATCGCCTCCGACGACCCGGTCGTCTTCCTGGAACCCAAGCGGCTGTACTGGTCGAAGGACTCCTGGAACCCCGAGCAGCCGACGGACGTCGAGCCCATCGGGCGAGCGGTCGTCCGCCGCCCGGGCCGCAGCGCCACCCTCATCACCTACGGCCCCTCCGTGCCGGTCTGCCTGGAGGCCGCCGAAGCGGCCCAGTCCGAGGGCTGGGACCTGGAGGTGGTCGACCTGCGCTCGCTGGTGCCCTTCGACGACGAGACGGTCTGCGCGTCCGTCCGGCGCACCGGGCGCGCGGTCGTTGTCCACGAGTCCACCGGGTTCGGCGGGCCGGGCGGCGAGATCGCGGCCCGGATCACCGAGCGCTGCTTCCACCACCTGGAGGCGCCGGTGCTGCGCGTGGCCGGCTTCGACATCCCCTACCCGCCGCCCATGCTGGAGCGGCACCACCTGCCCGGCGTCGACCGCATCCTGGACGCCGTCGCGCGCCTGCAGTGGGAGGCCGAGGGCTGA
- a CDS encoding dihydrolipoamide acetyltransferase family protein has protein sequence MAQVLEFKLPDLGEGLTEAEIVRWLVQVGDVVAVDQPVVEVETAKAMVEVPCPYGGVITSRFGEEGTELPVGAPLLTVAVGEPVPHTEPEGSGNVLVGYGTSQAPARRRRVRPTPVTSGGASAGTGEDGTPVASPQPGARGTGQRGAATEPGAARQNGTPLSPGAVHARVPARHPEGPVPVISPLVRKLAREGGVDLRQLAGSGPDGLILRADVEDVLRAKAAHDSPSAEAATAAASAVTSLPAPVPSASSAAGVRIPLKGVRGAVADKLSRSRREIPDATCWVDADATELMRARAAMNSAAGPKISLLALLARLCTVALARFPELNSYVDTGSREVVQLDHVHLGFAAQTERGLVVPVVRDAHARDAESLTAEFARLTEAARTGKLTPGELTGGTFTLNNYGVFGVDGSTPIINHPEAAMLGVGRIVPKPWVHEGELAVRQVVQLSLTFDHRVCDGGTAGGFLRYVADCVEQPAVLLRTL, from the coding sequence ATGGCACAGGTGCTGGAGTTCAAGCTTCCCGACCTCGGCGAAGGGCTCACCGAGGCGGAGATCGTCCGCTGGCTGGTCCAGGTCGGCGACGTCGTCGCCGTCGACCAGCCGGTCGTCGAGGTCGAGACCGCCAAGGCCATGGTCGAGGTGCCCTGCCCCTATGGCGGCGTGATCACCTCCCGCTTCGGCGAGGAGGGCACCGAACTGCCCGTCGGGGCGCCGCTGCTGACCGTGGCGGTGGGCGAACCGGTGCCGCACACCGAACCGGAGGGCTCCGGCAACGTCCTGGTCGGATACGGCACGTCGCAAGCGCCCGCGCGGCGCCGAAGGGTGCGGCCGACACCGGTGACGTCCGGCGGTGCGAGCGCAGGCACCGGTGAAGACGGCACACCCGTCGCGAGCCCGCAGCCCGGGGCACGAGGGACCGGGCAGCGGGGCGCGGCGACGGAGCCCGGAGCGGCGCGGCAGAACGGGACTCCGCTCTCCCCCGGAGCGGTCCACGCGCGCGTGCCCGCCCGCCACCCCGAAGGCCCCGTTCCCGTGATCTCCCCGCTGGTGCGCAAGCTCGCCCGGGAGGGCGGGGTGGACCTGCGGCAGCTGGCGGGCTCGGGCCCGGACGGACTGATCCTGCGCGCGGACGTCGAGGACGTACTGCGCGCCAAGGCGGCCCACGACAGCCCCTCGGCCGAGGCGGCCACCGCGGCGGCCTCCGCCGTCACGAGCCTGCCCGCCCCGGTCCCGTCGGCCTCGTCCGCCGCAGGCGTCCGCATCCCCCTCAAGGGCGTGCGCGGAGCCGTCGCCGACAAGCTCTCCCGCAGCCGCCGCGAGATCCCGGACGCCACCTGCTGGGTCGACGCCGACGCGACCGAACTCATGCGCGCGCGTGCCGCGATGAACTCGGCCGCAGGCCCGAAGATCTCCCTGCTCGCGTTGCTGGCCCGTCTCTGCACCGTCGCCCTCGCCCGCTTTCCCGAGCTGAACTCCTACGTCGACACGGGGTCCCGCGAGGTCGTGCAGCTCGACCACGTCCACCTCGGATTCGCCGCTCAGACCGAACGCGGGCTGGTCGTGCCCGTCGTCCGGGATGCCCATGCGCGCGACGCCGAGTCGCTGACCGCCGAGTTCGCCCGGCTCACCGAGGCCGCCCGCACCGGGAAGCTGACACCCGGGGAACTCACCGGCGGGACCTTCACGTTGAACAACTACGGGGTCTTCGGAGTCGACGGCTCCACCCCGATCATCAACCACCCCGAGGCGGCCATGCTCGGCGTGGGACGCATCGTCCCCAAACCCTGGGTGCACGAGGGCGAGCTGGCGGTGCGCCAGGTCGTCCAGCTCTCGCTCACCTTCGACCACCGCGTGTGCGACGGCGGCACGGCGGGCGGATTCCTGCGCTACGTGGCGGACTGCGTGGAACAGCCGGCGGTGCTCCTGCGCACACTGTGA
- a CDS encoding NTP transferase domain-containing protein, with amino-acid sequence MTRNAPAAPGTPEPYDAVVLAGGAARRLGGADKPGVRVGGRALLDRVLTACAGARTTVVVAGPRATTRPVLWAREEPPGGGPLAALEAGLCLTTAEHVVVLSADLPFLGPATLQRLLTALRDSGADGALLTDAGSRDQPLVAAYRTGALRRELAALAAGPHGLTGMPLRRLTGALRLTRVPDPLASFDCDTWDDIVNARAHIREHGYVLDEWISAVKDELGIDLDVDTGVLLDLARDAAHGVARPAAPLTTFLVGYAAAQGKGGSEAVAEAARKAAALALRWEEENNGGGTGNGSGPSTPDAG; translated from the coding sequence ATGACCCGCAACGCCCCCGCCGCCCCCGGGACGCCCGAGCCGTACGACGCCGTCGTGCTGGCCGGTGGCGCCGCCCGGCGGCTCGGCGGGGCCGACAAGCCCGGGGTGCGAGTCGGGGGCCGGGCGCTGCTGGACCGGGTGCTCACGGCCTGCGCGGGCGCCCGTACGACGGTCGTCGTGGCCGGCCCGCGGGCCACCACGCGGCCGGTGCTGTGGGCGCGGGAGGAGCCGCCCGGCGGCGGACCGCTCGCCGCGCTCGAGGCCGGCCTGTGCCTCACCACCGCCGAGCACGTCGTCGTGCTCTCGGCCGACCTGCCCTTCCTCGGACCGGCCACGCTCCAGCGCCTGTTGACCGCCCTGCGTGACAGCGGCGCCGACGGCGCGCTGCTCACCGACGCCGGCAGCCGCGACCAGCCGCTCGTGGCCGCCTACCGCACCGGTGCGCTGCGCCGCGAACTGGCCGCCCTCGCGGCCGGTCCCCACGGCCTGACCGGAATGCCCCTGCGCCGGCTGACCGGCGCGCTCCGTCTCACCCGCGTCCCGGACCCGCTCGCGTCCTTCGACTGCGACACCTGGGACGACATCGTCAACGCCAGGGCACACATCAGGGAGCATGGGTACGTGTTGGATGAATGGATCTCCGCAGTCAAGGACGAACTGGGCATCGACCTGGACGTCGACACCGGCGTCCTGCTCGACCTGGCCCGGGACGCCGCGCACGGCGTGGCCCGGCCGGCCGCCCCCCTGACCACCTTCCTCGTCGGCTACGCCGCCGCCCAGGGCAAGGGAGGCTCCGAGGCCGTCGCCGAGGCCGCCCGCAAGGCCGCCGCGCTGGCGCTGCGCTGGGAGGAAGAGAACAACGGGGGCGGCACCGGGAACGGCAGCGGTCCGAGCACCCCGGACGCCGGATGA
- a CDS encoding Lrp/AsnC family transcriptional regulator — protein MAAEQLADGPQDGVPLPPSRPLDAIDQDILKILQSDGRASIRSVAERVHVSRANAYARINRLVEDGVIRGFGARVDHERAGHSTSAYVTLKIVQNTWRTVREQLRQLPGASHIALVGGDFDVLLLVHTPDNRALRELVLTRLQAIPEVLSTRTLLVFEEEDLEPED, from the coding sequence ATGGCAGCTGAACAATTGGCCGACGGACCGCAGGACGGCGTCCCACTGCCGCCCTCGCGTCCGCTGGACGCCATCGATCAGGACATCCTGAAGATCCTCCAGTCGGACGGCCGTGCCTCGATACGGTCGGTCGCCGAACGCGTTCATGTATCGCGTGCCAACGCCTACGCGCGCATCAACCGGCTCGTCGAGGACGGGGTGATCCGTGGTTTCGGCGCACGCGTGGATCACGAGCGGGCCGGGCACAGCACGTCGGCGTACGTCACGCTCAAGATCGTCCAGAACACCTGGCGCACGGTCCGCGAGCAGCTCCGGCAGCTGCCCGGCGCCTCGCACATCGCCCTGGTGGGCGGCGATTTCGACGTCCTGCTGCTGGTCCACACGCCCGACAATCGGGCGCTGCGCGAGCTGGTGCTCACCCGGCTCCAGGCGATCCCCGAGGTGCTCAGCACGCGCACGCTGCTGGTGTTCGAGGAGGAGGACCTGGAGCCGGAGGACTAG
- a CDS encoding 3-hydroxyacyl-CoA dehydrogenase, which translates to MTALDLSSPVAVVGTGTMGQGIAQVALVAGHPVRLYDAVAGRAREAAEAIGARLDRLVEKGRLAAADRDAARDRLLPVDGLAELADCALVVEAALERLDVKQQLFGELEDLVAEDCLLATNTSSLSVTAIGGALRHPGRFVGLHFFNPAPLLPLVEVVSGFATDVTSATRAYETARAWGKTPVACADTPGFIVNRIARPFYAEAFAVYEAQAADPATIDAVLRGSGGFKMGAFELTDLIGQDVNESVTHSVWQSFFQDVRFAPSLAQRRLVESGRLGRKSGHGWYDYAEDAERAEPHTADKEQPPAYVVVEGGLGPAADLIALIREAGIQVREEDEDNGTRLALPSGGQLVLADGQTSAEFRDVVYFDLALDYRTATRIALSAVHDTSPQTLAEAIGLFQALGKDVSVIGDVPGMIVARTVARIIDLAHDAVAKGVATEEDIDTAMRLGVNYPLGPFEWDRRLGRDFAIDVLDEMHERDPSGRYAPSLALYRHAYAVDKREGAS; encoded by the coding sequence ATGACAGCACTCGACCTCAGCAGCCCCGTGGCCGTCGTCGGCACCGGCACCATGGGCCAGGGCATCGCCCAGGTCGCGCTGGTCGCCGGCCACCCCGTGCGGCTCTACGACGCCGTCGCCGGGCGGGCCCGGGAAGCGGCCGAAGCGATCGGCGCCCGCCTGGACCGGCTCGTGGAGAAGGGCAGGCTCGCCGCGGCCGACCGGGACGCGGCCCGCGACCGCCTGCTGCCCGTGGACGGCCTCGCGGAACTGGCGGACTGCGCACTGGTCGTCGAAGCCGCCCTGGAGCGGCTGGACGTCAAACAGCAGCTCTTCGGCGAGCTGGAGGACCTCGTCGCCGAGGACTGCCTGCTCGCCACCAACACCTCCTCGCTGTCCGTGACGGCCATCGGCGGTGCCCTGCGCCATCCCGGCCGCTTCGTCGGCCTGCACTTCTTCAACCCGGCCCCGCTGCTGCCGCTGGTCGAGGTCGTCTCCGGGTTCGCCACCGACGTCACGTCGGCCACGCGCGCGTACGAGACCGCCCGCGCGTGGGGCAAGACCCCGGTGGCCTGCGCGGACACCCCGGGCTTCATCGTCAACCGCATCGCCCGGCCGTTCTACGCCGAGGCGTTCGCCGTCTACGAGGCCCAGGCGGCCGACCCGGCCACCATCGACGCGGTGCTGCGCGGCTCCGGCGGCTTCAAGATGGGCGCCTTCGAGCTCACCGACCTGATCGGACAGGACGTCAACGAGTCCGTGACGCACTCGGTGTGGCAGTCCTTCTTCCAGGACGTGCGCTTCGCGCCCTCCCTGGCGCAGCGCCGGCTGGTGGAGTCCGGCCGCCTCGGCCGCAAGAGCGGGCACGGCTGGTACGACTACGCCGAGGACGCCGAGCGGGCCGAGCCGCACACCGCCGACAAGGAACAGCCGCCCGCGTACGTCGTCGTCGAGGGCGGCCTCGGCCCTGCGGCCGACCTGATCGCGCTGATCCGCGAGGCGGGCATCCAGGTCCGCGAGGAGGACGAGGACAACGGCACCCGCCTGGCGCTGCCCAGCGGCGGCCAGCTCGTCCTCGCCGACGGGCAGACCTCCGCGGAGTTCCGGGACGTCGTCTACTTCGACCTCGCCCTCGACTACCGCACGGCCACCCGCATCGCCCTGTCCGCCGTCCACGACACCTCGCCGCAGACCCTCGCCGAGGCCATCGGCCTGTTCCAGGCGCTGGGCAAGGACGTCAGCGTCATCGGCGACGTCCCCGGCATGATCGTCGCCCGCACGGTCGCCCGGATCATCGACCTCGCCCATGACGCCGTCGCCAAGGGCGTTGCCACCGAGGAGGACATCGACACGGCCATGCGCCTCGGGGTCAACTACCCGCTCGGCCCGTTCGAGTGGGACCGCAGGCTCGGCCGCGACTTCGCCATCGACGTCCTTGACGAGATGCACGAGCGCGACCCGTCCGGACGCTACGCCCCTTCGCTCGCGCTCTACCGCCACGCGTACGCCGTCGACAAGCGGGAGGGCGCCTCATGA
- a CDS encoding TetR/AcrR family transcriptional regulator: MTTARRDTYTPETLLSVAVQVFNERGYDGTSMEHLSKAAGISKSSIYHHVSSKEELLRRAVSRALDGLFTILDEEHARVGRPVDRLEHVVRRMVEVLMGELPYVTLLLRVRGNTETERWALERRRDFDHRVAELLKAAAADGDVRGDVEVRLATRLVFGMINSIVEWYRPDPRGSGEREVADAVVQVVFSGLRST; this comes from the coding sequence ATGACCACGGCCAGACGTGACACGTACACCCCGGAGACACTCCTGTCCGTCGCCGTGCAGGTCTTCAACGAGCGCGGCTACGACGGCACCTCCATGGAGCATCTGTCCAAGGCGGCCGGCATCTCCAAGTCGTCGATCTACCACCACGTCAGCAGCAAGGAGGAACTGCTGCGCCGGGCCGTCAGCCGCGCCCTGGACGGCCTGTTCACCATCCTGGACGAGGAGCACGCGCGCGTGGGGCGCCCCGTCGACCGGCTGGAGCACGTCGTGCGCCGCATGGTCGAGGTGCTCATGGGCGAGCTGCCGTACGTGACGCTGCTGCTGCGCGTGCGCGGCAACACCGAGACCGAGCGCTGGGCACTGGAGCGGCGGCGCGACTTCGACCACCGGGTCGCCGAACTGCTCAAGGCCGCGGCCGCCGACGGCGACGTACGCGGCGACGTGGAGGTCCGCCTGGCCACCCGGCTGGTCTTCGGCATGATCAACTCGATCGTGGAGTGGTACCGGCCCGACCCGCGTGGCTCCGGCGAGCGCGAGGTGGCCGACGCGGTCGTCCAGGTCGTCTTCTCGGGCCTGCGCAGCACCTGA